Proteins encoded in a region of the Brevefilum fermentans genome:
- a CDS encoding NUDIX hydrolase → MLHLTQSGIQHAIQSYQADVALRHRSVYTRDQLDQFRRAAVMIPMFEYNNDWHILLTQRSDTVEDHRGQVAFPGGAREKEDKDLSETALREMQEEIGVKPEDVDIFGHLGDMSILTGFLVRIYVGRIPWPYEIKIAREEVKSVFSIPIPWLADSENHHIQFRNYAGREVPVIFFDYYDGYQLWGASAEMTLGLLKALNLSG, encoded by the coding sequence ATGTTGCATCTGACACAAAGTGGTATTCAACACGCGATTCAAAGTTATCAGGCGGATGTCGCGCTCCGGCATCGCAGCGTTTATACCCGTGACCAGCTTGATCAATTCCGACGCGCTGCTGTGATGATCCCCATGTTTGAATACAACAATGATTGGCATATCCTGCTGACGCAACGCTCTGATACCGTGGAAGATCATCGCGGCCAGGTCGCTTTTCCCGGTGGGGCACGTGAAAAAGAAGATAAGGATCTTAGTGAGACCGCGCTACGGGAGATGCAAGAAGAGATTGGGGTAAAACCTGAGGATGTCGATATTTTTGGTCATTTGGGCGACATGTCCATTTTGACTGGTTTCCTGGTGCGAATTTATGTGGGTCGAATCCCATGGCCTTATGAGATAAAAATCGCCAGGGAAGAAGTGAAGAGTGTTTTCTCAATTCCAATCCCCTGGTTGGCTGATTCTGAAAACCATCACATTCAATTTCGCAACTACGCCGGACGTGAGGTTCCGGTGATTTTCTTCGATTATTATGATGGCTACCAGTTGTGGGGGGCAAGTGCAGAGATGACTTTGGGACTGCTGAAAGCTTTGAATTTATCTGGTTAA
- a CDS encoding IS1096 element passenger TnpR family protein, producing the protein MKTINLKISLMLIEPVFWRLIRISEKAPLLDLYYVILHVFGWTNSHFFILLNKSMTFINIPCWEEDAFQFLFAAFAILEDLVAKRISFREETFYPNDIGDEWKHENEIVSIDDSVELFSGALGMDGACAFPPEDFSINPGYLIFSPSTRARYRCNPVVSGMRLISRILKWEACCI; encoded by the coding sequence ATGAAAACCATCAATCTCAAGATATCGTTAATGCTGATTGAACCTGTTTTCTGGAGACTGATCAGGATATCCGAGAAGGCACCCTTGCTCGATTTGTATTATGTCATCCTGCATGTTTTTGGGTGGACAAATAGTCACTTTTTTATCCTGCTGAATAAATCGATGACGTTCATCAATATTCCGTGCTGGGAAGAAGATGCATTCCAGTTCCTATTTGCAGCATTTGCTATTCTTGAAGATCTTGTAGCAAAAAGAATTTCATTCAGGGAAGAAACTTTCTATCCAAATGATATAGGCGATGAGTGGAAACACGAGAACGAGATCGTCAGTATTGATGATTCAGTCGAGCTCTTTTCGGGCGCATTAGGTATGGATGGAGCTTGTGCTTTTCCGCCTGAAGATTTCAGCATCAATCCGGGTTACCTGATTTTTTCCCCATCAACAAGGGCGCGGTATCGGTGCAACCCAGTAGTATCTGGCATGAGACTTATATCAAGGATATTAAAATGGGAGGCATGTTGCATCTGA
- a CDS encoding alpha/beta hydrolase family protein — protein MYRIDALLSARMFLRPKWVGDQIYFLSNLSGHNSLYVMKQGGSVPVPLIPPNIALQNPLLIGGESFAVFPNLDKILVMIDQDGDENYLPMQIPLEGGFPEPAFDNFFANTRCHLGAVDAEQNLFVIQAESRDEGMVHAYLCDFALGKVEEIYASPFGAWPAAINQDYSRIVLVESYMAGDTVAYLWERGKQLRLLYGKPLVDREAGEEVPLTAFGDGFFTDDGQGLVFSNALFENTYSLGYLDLRAPERVTPVPFRDLSHKGIGEFTGLEKLKTGCLLLHFNIDGASWAYEAEYDPVEKTMCVVNVLVGKGVFSEGVLEAIAYTPERDAFAISFSTATSPTQIYTIEGVDRDRVVRHTDEVILGVPQNLLSRGEDCTFTSFDGLRISARLYLPSPELGFEGKRPVVYYIHGGPQSQERPDFAWFSMPLIQFLTLQGFAVFVPNVRGSVGYGLSYTKHVDRDWGGKDRLDHVHAMTQVLPKDDRLDVSRAGVVGRSYGGYMTLTLAGKHPELWSAAVDMFGPYDLTTFLERIPPTWKPYYRMVLGDPSNPEDLAFLQDRSPKTSIENFNAPLLVIQGRNDPRVVAEESEDLVAHLQEIGKDIEMLLFEDEGHGVEKFANKVICYNAITDFFKKTLKPKIRV, from the coding sequence ATGTATCGAATTGATGCCTTGCTCTCAGCACGAATGTTTTTGCGTCCCAAGTGGGTTGGCGATCAAATTTATTTTCTCTCAAATTTAAGTGGGCACAATAGTTTGTACGTAATGAAACAGGGTGGCAGCGTACCGGTGCCGCTGATACCGCCAAATATTGCACTCCAGAATCCACTTCTCATTGGTGGTGAATCCTTCGCTGTTTTTCCAAACCTGGATAAAATTTTGGTGATGATCGACCAGGATGGCGATGAGAATTATCTGCCGATGCAGATTCCCCTTGAGGGAGGATTTCCCGAACCGGCATTTGATAATTTCTTTGCAAACACCCGTTGCCATCTGGGGGCAGTGGATGCTGAACAAAACTTGTTTGTGATCCAGGCGGAATCACGCGATGAGGGAATGGTGCACGCCTATCTTTGCGATTTTGCACTTGGCAAAGTTGAGGAAATCTATGCCAGCCCCTTTGGCGCCTGGCCGGCAGCTATTAATCAGGATTATTCACGCATTGTGCTGGTTGAGAGTTATATGGCTGGAGATACGGTCGCCTATTTGTGGGAGCGGGGCAAACAGCTGCGCTTATTATATGGCAAGCCCTTAGTCGATCGAGAAGCGGGTGAAGAAGTTCCATTAACGGCTTTTGGTGATGGATTCTTCACTGATGACGGTCAGGGACTAGTGTTCAGCAATGCCCTGTTTGAAAACACTTACAGTCTGGGATATCTTGATTTACGTGCACCTGAACGTGTTACGCCGGTCCCATTCAGGGATTTATCACATAAAGGTATTGGGGAATTCACCGGTCTGGAAAAATTGAAAACGGGGTGTTTGTTGCTGCACTTTAACATTGATGGCGCCAGTTGGGCTTACGAGGCAGAATATGATCCAGTAGAAAAAACGATGTGTGTCGTCAATGTTCTGGTCGGTAAAGGTGTGTTCTCTGAGGGTGTTTTGGAAGCGATTGCATACACTCCTGAGAGAGATGCCTTCGCCATTTCCTTTTCAACTGCAACATCGCCCACCCAGATTTACACCATCGAGGGAGTCGACCGGGACCGGGTGGTTCGCCACACGGATGAAGTCATCCTGGGAGTACCCCAGAACCTGCTTTCTCGGGGCGAGGATTGCACATTTACATCCTTTGATGGATTACGCATATCTGCCAGGCTGTATTTGCCCTCACCTGAATTGGGTTTTGAAGGCAAGCGACCGGTTGTGTATTATATCCACGGCGGACCCCAGAGCCAGGAAAGGCCAGATTTCGCCTGGTTTTCTATGCCGCTGATCCAATTTTTAACCCTGCAGGGGTTTGCGGTCTTCGTTCCAAACGTTCGAGGGAGTGTGGGTTACGGACTTTCTTATACGAAGCATGTGGATCGCGATTGGGGCGGCAAGGACCGTCTGGATCATGTGCACGCCATGACGCAAGTACTGCCCAAGGATGATCGGCTGGATGTTAGCCGTGCGGGTGTTGTTGGACGCTCCTATGGAGGATATATGACGTTGACCCTGGCGGGAAAGCATCCCGAATTATGGTCTGCGGCTGTGGATATGTTTGGACCTTATGATTTGACCACCTTTCTTGAGCGCATTCCACCGACGTGGAAGCCTTATTATCGCATGGTCCTGGGCGACCCGAGCAATCCGGAGGATCTGGCTTTCCTACAAGATCGCTCACCCAAAACCTCGATTGAGAACTTCAACGCGCCGCTGCTTGTGATCCAAGGACGCAATGATCCCAGGGTTGTGGCGGAGGAATCGGAAGATCTGGTCGCCCATTTACAGGAAATTGGTAAGGACATTGAAATGCTCCTGTTTGAGGATGAGGGTCATGGCGTTGAAAAATTCGCCAATAAAGTGATTTGTTATAACGCCATCACAGATTTTTTCAAGAAGACATTAAAACCTAAAATTCGTGTGTAG